In Paenibacillus kyungheensis, the following are encoded in one genomic region:
- a CDS encoding MFS transporter, which translates to MKRIFGLSCGFYFLIGITSVLLGALLPVILPHYGKDYSDGGTLLFLQFMGFLVGVIVSPSLSAGVGRKYMLLIALGAITIAYALMGTLPVWGWMVTMTIFVGFGSGIIESSIGAFTIEFAEAQKAVAMTKLDVYFGVGSLLIPALASLYIFLNVWQLSFYTVALATLLLLIFWMTMPADSSAQLRRIQEHDADHTGAVVKRKYSGKQLQFLSIFILFFFVYMGLELGVMNFLPSILIESISISDSAASLSVTFFWAAMTIGRLFVGRIAESIRYVPFLIGSSLGMMLMIIGLALVSHPVAMYILIFGIGLFMSGLFSIALVFANVLIPGMTERTTSILIAAGGIGGSVLQYVIGWSMANWSVGPTLWVFAGFALVLLISIAFTSQWSSSQAKLTSRVQS; encoded by the coding sequence TTGAAAAGGATTTTTGGATTAAGTTGTGGCTTTTATTTTTTGATCGGAATTACCAGTGTTTTGTTAGGTGCTCTGCTCCCTGTTATATTGCCGCATTACGGTAAAGATTACAGCGATGGAGGCACACTGTTATTTCTACAGTTTATGGGCTTTCTTGTAGGGGTAATTGTATCGCCATCTTTATCCGCAGGGGTAGGACGTAAGTATATGTTATTGATTGCACTTGGTGCGATTACGATTGCTTATGCGTTGATGGGGACATTGCCTGTATGGGGTTGGATGGTCACAATGACGATTTTTGTTGGCTTTGGTTCAGGAATTATCGAATCTTCGATTGGAGCATTTACTATCGAATTCGCTGAAGCGCAAAAAGCGGTCGCGATGACCAAGTTAGATGTTTATTTTGGCGTAGGTTCATTATTGATTCCTGCTCTTGCTAGTCTGTATATTTTCTTAAATGTATGGCAGCTGTCTTTCTATACGGTTGCATTAGCTACATTATTGCTATTGATATTCTGGATGACGATGCCAGCAGATAGTTCTGCACAGCTTCGCCGTATTCAAGAGCATGATGCCGATCATACCGGCGCTGTTGTGAAACGAAAATACAGTGGCAAACAATTACAATTTCTCAGTATTTTTATTTTGTTCTTCTTCGTATATATGGGTCTTGAATTAGGCGTAATGAATTTCTTGCCTTCGATTCTGATCGAAAGTATCTCTATTAGTGATTCAGCCGCTTCGCTCAGTGTCACTTTTTTCTGGGCAGCTATGACGATTGGTCGATTATTTGTCGGACGTATAGCAGAATCGATTCGTTATGTTCCTTTTCTAATAGGTAGTTCACTTGGCATGATGCTAATGATTATTGGACTTGCTCTGGTTTCTCATCCTGTCGCTATGTATATTCTGATTTTTGGTATCGGATTATTTATGTCAGGTCTATTCTCTATCGCTCTTGTATTCGCAAACGTGCTGATTCCGGGCATGACTGAACGTACAACCAGTATTCTGATTGCTGCTGGCGGTATCGGTGGCTCTGTATTGCAATACGTGATCGGTTGGAGCATGGCGAATTGGTCAGTTGGGCCTACCTTGTGGGTATTTGCTGGATTTGCACTGGTGTTGTTAATAAGTATTGCTTTTACTTCTCAATGGAGTTCTTCTCAAGCCAAATTAACATCAAGAGTACAATCATAG
- a CDS encoding DUF1349 domain-containing protein, producing MSQLLENFQGKAMDERLQWHCPPEEWEVSSDKQVLTFKPLAKTDFWQKTHYDFRVDNGHFLFAEMTGDIIMTTKVRTYPVHQYDQAGLMIRFSEHCWLKTSVEFETDGHAKLGAVVTNNGYSDWSTQNFVAGETELLFRIRREAGDYTIEYAEQEKDESAQPQWNQIRIAHLFEDQNDQTPFQCGVYACSPQGDGCHVEFEYLHIEPLQKENK from the coding sequence ATGAGTCAGTTATTAGAAAATTTTCAAGGTAAAGCAATGGATGAACGATTACAATGGCATTGCCCACCAGAAGAATGGGAAGTATCTTCCGACAAACAGGTGCTTACATTTAAGCCACTCGCCAAAACAGATTTCTGGCAAAAAACGCATTATGACTTTCGAGTGGACAATGGACATTTTTTATTTGCTGAAATGACAGGTGACATCATTATGACAACGAAAGTGCGTACATATCCAGTTCATCAATATGATCAAGCTGGATTGATGATTCGTTTTTCAGAACATTGCTGGCTCAAAACGTCTGTTGAATTCGAAACGGACGGTCATGCCAAGTTAGGTGCGGTTGTCACCAACAATGGATACTCGGATTGGTCTACGCAAAATTTTGTTGCCGGTGAGACCGAATTGTTATTCCGTATTCGTCGTGAAGCTGGTGATTATACGATTGAGTATGCCGAGCAAGAGAAAGATGAGTCTGCACAGCCCCAATGGAACCAGATACGGATCGCTCATTTATTCGAAGATCAAAATGATCAGACACCTTTTCAATGTGGTGTGTACGCATGTAGCCCTCAAGGAGATGGCTGTCATGTTGAATTCGAATACTTGCATATTGAGCCACTACAAAAAGAGAACAAGTAG
- a CDS encoding fatty acid desaturase codes for MSTTRVTKDQDNWRKSLAPYEKSNTKYSVWQLINTLVPFFGLWYLAYLSLSVSYWLTIPIMVLAGGFLVRTFIIFHDCCHRSFFKNRKANTIVGNITGIMTLCSYDQWRYSHSMHHATNGNLDKRGTGDIWTLTVNEYLALSPLRRWVYRMYRNPMIMFTIGPIYTFLLIYRFNRKGAPKKERMNTYMVNVALVAIIGLLCWAIGWQAFLMIQGPIFFMSGVGGIWLFYVQHQFEESYFEEEENWNYVKAAMHGSSFYKLPKILHWITGNIGFHHIHHLSSRVPNYFLESAHNTSPVLQDVQTITLLTSLQSLRFRIWNEDTKKFIGFKDIDTSLKVKNKKQQQKAG; via the coding sequence ATGTCCACTACGCGTGTGACGAAAGACCAAGATAATTGGCGCAAAAGTTTAGCTCCTTATGAGAAATCAAATACGAAGTACAGTGTATGGCAACTAATTAATACACTTGTTCCCTTTTTCGGACTCTGGTATCTTGCATACCTTAGTTTATCCGTATCTTACTGGTTAACCATTCCTATTATGGTACTTGCTGGTGGATTCCTTGTTCGTACTTTTATTATTTTTCATGATTGTTGTCACCGTTCCTTTTTCAAAAACCGTAAAGCAAATACAATTGTAGGTAATATTACAGGTATTATGACTTTATGTTCTTATGATCAATGGCGCTATAGCCACTCTATGCATCACGCAACAAATGGTAATCTGGATAAACGGGGAACAGGCGATATCTGGACACTAACTGTAAATGAATATCTAGCATTATCTCCATTACGCCGTTGGGTGTACCGTATGTATCGTAATCCAATGATTATGTTTACAATCGGTCCGATTTATACGTTTTTATTAATTTACCGTTTTAACCGCAAAGGCGCTCCAAAAAAAGAGCGTATGAACACATATATGGTCAATGTAGCACTTGTTGCTATTATCGGTTTACTTTGCTGGGCTATCGGCTGGCAAGCATTTCTAATGATTCAAGGCCCAATCTTCTTTATGTCTGGTGTAGGCGGTATCTGGTTATTTTATGTACAGCATCAGTTTGAAGAAAGTTACTTTGAAGAAGAAGAAAATTGGAATTATGTCAAAGCGGCTATGCATGGTAGCTCGTTCTACAAACTTCCTAAAATCTTGCACTGGATTACGGGTAATATCGGTTTCCATCATATTCATCATTTAAGTTCTCGTGTACCCAATTATTTCTTGGAGTCCGCGCACAATACAAGTCCGGTGTTGCAAGATGTACAGACGATTACATTATTAACTAGCTTGCAATCATTACGTTTCCGTATTTGGAACGAAGATACGAAGAAATTTATAGGATTCAAAGATATTGATACTTCGCTTAAAGTCAAAAACAAAAAACAACAGCAAAAAGCAGGCTAA
- a CDS encoding response regulator: protein MKTKNLEILIADDNDINRYVLMEMLRKLGHKVKGAKHGKEAVQLATQYSYDMIFMDLRMPELGGIEAVQQIRSSISEHEKQPYIIACSTDLLNVDLLSESKMNAYISKPLRKRVIEEALSDWEDLR from the coding sequence ATGAAAACAAAAAACCTTGAGATTTTGATTGCTGATGACAATGACATTAACCGGTATGTGTTAATGGAAATGTTGAGAAAATTAGGGCATAAAGTCAAAGGGGCAAAGCATGGTAAAGAAGCTGTACAACTAGCTACTCAATATTCATATGATATGATATTTATGGATTTGCGTATGCCCGAATTGGGTGGGATCGAAGCTGTACAACAAATTCGATCTTCTATTTCAGAACATGAGAAACAGCCTTATATTATTGCTTGTTCTACAGATCTTCTGAATGTAGATTTACTTTCAGAATCTAAAATGAACGCCTATATCAGTAAACCTTTGCGAAAAAGAGTGATTGAAGAAGCGCTTAGCGATTGGGAAGATTTACGATAA
- a CDS encoding BtrH N-terminal domain-containing protein — translation MPPFSNLLDLKPLSGFDWSCFNGNIATAVSYFGDDYLQAFAHSWTFSQFGTDPFSYDLLGHESYTYEDILKYANTDYTLHREISLPDALNTIYQELEAGRPVLVKCDSFACPWFPDNYHALHNTHFFIIVNYDPQTDMFACTDVSYMTHNYTQSVADFSQGFMNEIMTFSPRTSTLDLEDTDIDLVLLNIAKTNLGLQPQTYSIFEAMRVFADQFEQWYQLAVMEMNQFNPGAANKLHLELLYIVQSRMQFLKFVEYRADLEQANMQCIRAAFTQSIKSWSVIRMMYLKLYEPKANKEHIFNTLPEKIKAVAAMEEDIAYTILHMEQMRLLNDQLSPRHRHTFSTL, via the coding sequence ATGCCTCCCTTTTCCAACTTGCTTGATTTGAAACCGTTATCTGGATTTGATTGGTCTTGTTTTAACGGAAATATCGCTACCGCTGTGTCTTATTTTGGTGATGATTATTTACAAGCTTTTGCCCATTCATGGACTTTTTCTCAATTTGGAACAGATCCATTTTCGTATGATTTACTTGGTCATGAATCCTATACGTATGAAGATATTTTGAAATATGCTAATACTGATTATACGTTACATCGCGAGATTTCTTTACCTGATGCACTGAACACTATTTATCAGGAACTGGAAGCTGGCAGACCGGTGTTGGTCAAATGTGACTCATTCGCCTGTCCCTGGTTCCCTGACAATTATCATGCTCTGCATAACACACACTTTTTTATTATCGTGAACTATGATCCACAAACCGATATGTTTGCTTGCACAGACGTTTCTTATATGACGCACAACTATACTCAAAGTGTAGCTGACTTTAGTCAGGGATTTATGAATGAGATTATGACATTCTCTCCTCGTACTTCTACGTTAGATCTAGAAGATACAGATATAGATCTTGTATTACTGAATATCGCCAAAACAAATCTAGGGCTCCAACCGCAAACGTACTCTATTTTTGAAGCTATGCGCGTATTTGCAGATCAATTTGAGCAATGGTATCAACTTGCTGTGATGGAAATGAACCAATTCAATCCAGGTGCTGCGAACAAATTGCATCTTGAATTGTTGTATATTGTTCAGTCACGAATGCAATTTTTGAAATTTGTAGAATATCGAGCAGATCTAGAACAGGCTAATATGCAATGTATTCGTGCTGCATTTACCCAATCTATTAAAAGCTGGTCTGTTATTCGCATGATGTACCTCAAATTATATGAACCCAAAGCGAATAAAGAACACATTTTCAATACGCTACCTGAAAAAATCAAAGCAGTAGCAGCGATGGAAGAAGATATAGCGTATACCATTTTGCATATGGAACAGATGCGTCTATTAAATGACCAGCTATCTCCTCGTCACCGTCACACCTTCTCCACTCTCTAA
- the htpG gene encoding molecular chaperone HtpG, producing MTTKQFKAESKRLLEMMINSIYTQKEIFLRELISNASDAIDKIYYKALTDDSLTFHKEDYYIKVSADKAARTLTIADTGIGMTEEDLENNLGIIAKSGSLAFKKENEAKDGHNIIGQFGVGFYAAFMVADEVTVISKALGSDQAFQWHSEGTEGYSITPTEKDTVGTIITLKIKENTEDDQYDEYLEEYRLKAIIKKYSDFIRYPIKMDISGSRPVENDNADENAEPEYVEYTEEQTVNSMIPIWRKNKSELTDADYENFYNEKRYGFDKPLKHVHISADGAVVYNAILFIPENTPFDYYTKEYEKGLELYSNGVLIMDKCSDLLPDYFSFVKGMVDSEDLSLNISREMLQHDRQLKLIAKNIKNKIKGQLQSMLKDERENYEKFYQSFGRQLKFGVYNEYGMHKEDLQDILLFASSHEKKLVTLDEYVSRMPEDQKFIYYAAGESIERIEKLPQTEMVSDKGYEILYFTDDIDEFAIKMINTYKDKAFKSVSSGDLGIEPDEKDQTTEAEENENKDLFEAMKATLAGKVSNVKASKRLRSHPVCLSTEGELSIEMEKILQAMPDGGGVKADKVLEINVNHDVFQSLKNALENDKDKLNLYTNLLYNQALLIEGLPVQDPVEFTNDICKVMV from the coding sequence ATGACTACCAAGCAATTTAAAGCGGAATCCAAACGATTATTAGAAATGATGATTAACTCGATCTATACGCAAAAGGAAATCTTTTTGCGCGAATTAATCTCCAATGCAAGTGATGCGATTGATAAAATTTACTATAAAGCATTAACAGATGATTCGTTAACATTCCACAAAGAAGATTATTATATCAAAGTCTCTGCGGACAAAGCGGCTAGAACGTTAACGATTGCAGATACAGGGATTGGTATGACTGAGGAAGACCTTGAAAATAATTTAGGAATTATTGCAAAAAGTGGCTCGCTTGCTTTCAAAAAAGAAAATGAAGCAAAAGATGGTCACAATATTATCGGTCAATTCGGTGTAGGCTTCTATGCGGCATTTATGGTGGCAGATGAAGTGACTGTCATCAGTAAGGCACTAGGAAGCGATCAAGCGTTCCAATGGCATTCTGAAGGGACAGAGGGCTATTCTATTACTCCAACAGAGAAAGATACAGTAGGTACAATCATTACACTCAAAATCAAAGAAAATACAGAAGATGATCAATACGATGAGTATTTGGAAGAATATCGTTTGAAAGCGATCATCAAAAAGTATTCTGACTTTATCCGTTATCCAATCAAAATGGATATCAGTGGCAGTCGTCCTGTTGAAAATGACAACGCAGACGAAAATGCAGAGCCAGAATATGTAGAATATACTGAAGAGCAAACAGTAAATAGCATGATTCCAATCTGGCGCAAAAACAAAAGCGAATTAACCGATGCTGATTACGAGAACTTTTATAACGAAAAACGGTATGGTTTCGATAAACCGCTAAAACATGTGCATATTAGCGCAGATGGTGCAGTGGTCTATAATGCAATTCTATTTATTCCTGAAAATACACCATTTGATTATTACACGAAAGAGTATGAAAAAGGTCTAGAATTGTACTCTAATGGCGTATTGATTATGGATAAATGTAGCGATCTATTACCAGATTACTTTAGCTTTGTGAAAGGAATGGTCGATTCTGAAGACCTGTCTCTTAATATTTCACGCGAAATGCTACAGCATGATCGTCAATTGAAGTTAATCGCTAAAAATATTAAAAACAAAATCAAAGGTCAATTACAGTCGATGCTTAAAGATGAGCGTGAGAACTATGAGAAGTTCTACCAATCATTTGGCAGACAATTAAAATTCGGCGTGTACAACGAATATGGTATGCACAAAGAAGACCTACAAGATATTTTGTTGTTCGCTTCTTCACATGAGAAGAAATTAGTGACACTCGATGAATATGTATCCAGAATGCCAGAAGATCAGAAGTTCATCTACTATGCAGCAGGTGAATCAATCGAACGTATAGAGAAATTACCGCAAACCGAAATGGTATCTGATAAAGGATATGAGATTCTATACTTTACCGATGATATCGATGAATTTGCTATCAAAATGATTAATACGTACAAAGACAAAGCATTCAAATCTGTTTCTAGTGGCGATCTAGGTATCGAGCCAGACGAAAAAGATCAAACGACAGAAGCAGAAGAAAACGAAAATAAAGATTTGTTTGAAGCGATGAAAGCAACTTTGGCAGGTAAAGTATCTAATGTTAAAGCATCCAAACGTCTAAGATCACATCCTGTCTGCTTATCTACAGAAGGCGAACTATCGATTGAAATGGAAAAAATCCTTCAAGCGATGCCAGATGGTGGCGGCGTAAAAGCAGATAAAGTACTGGAAATTAACGTTAATCATGATGTTTTCCAATCACTTAAAAATGCACTGGAAAATGATAAAGATAAGCTGAACCTGTATACAAACTTGTTATACAATCAAGCTTTGTTAATCGAAGGTCTGCCGGTACAAGATCCAGTAGAATTTACGAACGATATTTGTAAAGTGATGGTTTAA
- a CDS encoding methyl-accepting chemotaxis protein has product MKNLSVRTKIVILIIINLLLLLALGFNGTTSTKQMSNIATDMYEKNMKPVMAMDQIIINYSNNAKRLLILTRTTDMTERETLIKEVATTASDTGKQYALLKQTTLSPENQQNLANLTETNIAFSDARQNILDAVGAGDLTTAQSNYTDLENTRITLNKYLDTLRTSMVNEANQSKVTADNTYSRSTIVMVTFIIIGLLVSLLVGLWIALLISRPLRKVQQLMNQAAQGDLTTAADYQAKDEIGQVATAFNTLIASMRKIIKSVDESAMTLSASSEELTASAEQTAQASSHIATSSGELATGFTSQTQTVIQVTDSVNGMARQMDQISHTSQQVGEMTENMQQTAEKGIDEVRDITNRIEQLSSDIHSTLNVLTNLNAKSEQIGFASSAIQQIAQQTNLLALNASIEAARAGDAGRGFAVVADEIRKLAESSASSSTTITSLIKDVQQESQSAVDKAKGSVHSVQASIDGGQRVTVAFEAIQQSINTTVQQTNSTNTLINNATQETQKVAEAMEHLSALSQQGSAGIDEMNAASEEQLSTMEDVASSARHLSQLAEELQQLIAFCKV; this is encoded by the coding sequence ATGAAGAATCTAAGTGTTCGTACCAAAATTGTAATCTTAATTATTATTAATCTATTACTATTGCTTGCTTTAGGTTTTAACGGTACGACTTCAACAAAACAAATGTCTAATATTGCAACAGATATGTACGAGAAAAATATGAAACCTGTGATGGCTATGGATCAGATTATTATTAATTATAGTAACAATGCCAAACGCCTATTAATACTTACGCGTACAACAGATATGACGGAAAGAGAAACATTGATAAAAGAAGTGGCTACAACAGCTTCGGATACAGGCAAACAATACGCATTGCTTAAACAAACGACTCTTAGTCCTGAAAATCAGCAAAATTTAGCCAATCTTACAGAAACAAATATAGCATTTTCAGACGCTCGGCAGAATATTTTAGATGCGGTAGGTGCAGGCGATCTTACGACTGCTCAGTCAAACTACACTGATTTAGAAAATACACGTATTACTTTGAATAAATATTTAGATACTTTGCGTACCAGTATGGTAAATGAAGCCAATCAAAGTAAAGTTACAGCTGATAATACGTATAGTCGGTCTACTATAGTTATGGTTACTTTTATTATTATTGGATTGCTCGTGTCTTTGTTGGTCGGCTTATGGATTGCATTACTTATTTCTCGTCCATTACGTAAAGTTCAACAATTGATGAATCAAGCGGCTCAAGGGGATCTTACAACAGCAGCAGATTACCAGGCAAAAGATGAAATCGGTCAGGTGGCTACCGCTTTTAATACGCTTATAGCAAGTATGCGTAAAATCATTAAAAGTGTAGATGAAAGTGCAATGACGCTGTCTGCATCTTCGGAAGAGTTAACTGCTAGTGCAGAGCAAACAGCACAGGCTTCTTCTCATATTGCTACGTCTTCTGGCGAATTAGCAACTGGCTTTACATCCCAGACACAAACAGTTATTCAAGTGACAGATTCGGTAAATGGAATGGCACGTCAGATGGATCAAATCTCTCATACGAGCCAACAAGTGGGCGAAATGACTGAAAACATGCAACAAACTGCTGAAAAAGGAATTGATGAAGTACGAGATATTACCAATCGTATTGAACAATTATCAAGCGATATTCATTCTACATTAAATGTGCTTACGAATCTAAATGCGAAATCAGAGCAGATTGGATTTGCTTCTTCCGCTATTCAGCAGATCGCTCAACAAACCAATCTATTAGCACTTAATGCTTCTATTGAAGCCGCGCGTGCAGGTGATGCTGGACGAGGATTTGCCGTAGTTGCTGATGAAATCCGTAAACTGGCTGAAAGTTCAGCGAGCTCTTCCACTACAATTACTAGCTTGATCAAAGATGTACAACAAGAAAGTCAAAGTGCTGTCGACAAAGCAAAAGGTTCTGTACACAGTGTTCAAGCTAGTATTGATGGAGGACAACGGGTTACAGTTGCATTTGAAGCAATCCAGCAATCTATTAATACGACTGTCCAACAAACCAATTCAACAAATACGTTAATTAATAATGCCACGCAAGAGACTCAAAAAGTTGCCGAAGCGATGGAACATTTAAGTGCACTATCACAGCAAGGTTCTGCGGGTATTGATGAAATGAATGCGGCTAGTGAAGAACAATTATCTACGATGGAAGATGTAGCTTCATCTGCTCGTCATCTATCACAGTTAGCAGAAGAATTACAACAATTGATCGCTTTCTGCAAAGTATAA